A genomic segment from Flavobacterium inviolabile encodes:
- a CDS encoding DUF4249 domain-containing protein — protein sequence MKTKEILKLMSLLLMCLGILSCTDPYQMKTDTFEEAIVIEATITNVLQKQVIKVSRTYRFEDNGPVFEQSAQVTMTDSDGNLYNFVEENGAYASANAFQAVPGKQYQLTVITSDGKKYVSDQEMLSPVNNIESVTASVETRDQKRGVEIKAQCFDPTNSAKYYRYEYEETYKIVAPRWRSYKILITGPQSFELVPRTEEAQTCYSTDKSTDIILFSTDDSEEARVDFAFRFISDQNYIISHRYSVLVRQYVQNLNAYNYYKYLKKISGTGSIFSPNQPGFLSGNIKCVNNPNEKVIGFFDVSSVSSKRIFFNYTDLFPGEHLPPYKINCDGIKQIFCFTPGPGCNGAPMMNWFYNNLMCVYDDEEAPKYHLVPTPCADCTSFSSNLIPPFWE from the coding sequence ATGAAAACAAAAGAAATACTCAAACTGATGTCGCTTCTGCTGATGTGCTTAGGCATATTAAGCTGTACAGATCCGTATCAGATGAAAACGGATACCTTTGAAGAGGCTATAGTTATAGAGGCTACAATAACCAATGTTTTACAAAAACAGGTTATCAAAGTATCCCGCACCTATCGTTTTGAGGATAACGGACCTGTATTTGAACAAAGCGCTCAGGTAACTATGACGGATAGCGATGGAAACCTGTACAATTTTGTTGAAGAAAACGGAGCTTATGCTTCCGCAAATGCATTCCAGGCAGTTCCCGGAAAACAATATCAATTAACGGTAATTACCAGCGATGGTAAAAAATATGTTTCCGATCAGGAAATGCTATCGCCCGTTAACAATATAGAAAGTGTAACTGCAAGTGTAGAAACACGGGATCAAAAGAGAGGTGTTGAAATTAAAGCACAATGTTTCGATCCTACAAACAGTGCGAAATATTACCGATACGAATATGAAGAAACCTATAAAATTGTAGCACCCAGATGGCGATCATACAAAATCCTTATTACCGGTCCTCAGTCGTTTGAACTTGTTCCAAGAACTGAAGAAGCACAAACATGTTATAGCACAGACAAGTCAACAGATATTATTCTATTCAGCACTGATGATAGTGAAGAAGCCCGTGTAGACTTTGCGTTTCGTTTTATCAGTGACCAGAATTATATCATCAGTCATCGCTACAGCGTTTTAGTACGCCAGTATGTCCAGAATCTGAATGCTTACAATTATTATAAATATCTAAAAAAAATATCCGGAACCGGAAGTATATTTTCGCCTAACCAACCCGGTTTTTTAAGTGGTAATATTAAATGTGTAAACAACCCTAACGAAAAAGTAATTGGTTTTTTTGATGTATCATCCGTTTCCAGCAAAAGGATTTTCTTCAATTATACCGACCTTTTTCCGGGCGAACATCTGCCACCTTATAAAATTAATTGCGACGGAATAAAACAAATTTTTTGTTTTACCCCCGGTCCCGGTTGTAACGGTGCACCGATGATGAACTGGTTCTATAATAATCTAATGTGTGTGTATGATGATGAAGAAGCTCCTAAATATCATTTAGTACCCACTCCATGTGCTGATTGCACCTCATTTTCGTCTAACTTAATACCTCCTTTTTGGGAATGA